The following nucleotide sequence is from Diospyros lotus cultivar Yz01 chromosome 3, ASM1463336v1, whole genome shotgun sequence.
ACTCAAAACTCTTTAACTTTACATATGCTAATTTGGAAATCCggattaaattattcaatattaGATCTGCCCGGAACGCGCATTTCTAATTCCGAACTCAAAACATTGGACTTCACATTCCAATTCCATAGTGCcaaacaataagaaaagaaTAAACTTGTTACCCTGGTTAAACCCAAAATAAGCACATTGTGGTCTTCTTCACTCGCAGCATCTTGTACAATATTTAACAGGCTTTGTTACATCTCTAGAAGTAAATTGTATAGGTACGCAACAATGAACAATGGACTGCTAGAACCTTGATGACACGAGCTTGATTTTCATGGTGATGAGCTGCTGCTTAAGCGTTTCCGAAGCTCCTCGACGAGTTTCTCTCTGggaattttctcttctttggcTGCCTCTACATCTTTCAGTTTCACAATTCCTTCCTTCAGTTCCCGCTCGCCCACTAGTACCATCCATGGGATTCTTGAAGCTTTGGCGCGCTCGATGTGCTTCGTCACTCTCTTACTGACGACGTATTCTGCTTTCAATCTGGCGTCCCACAGTCCACTTACCAGTTCGGCAGCAAGCGACAAGTCATCCCCCAGAATGCCGACTAGTACTTGAGTTTCGGTAGCTCGGGTAGCCTACCAAACAACAGGAACTTCAGTCTCATCCCAACATTTAAGATCATCAAGTTCCCATTTATGTTGCATAATTACTCAATTACAGAAAGAAATTTGGTTTTCTAAATACTAACAGAACTATGAGGTCTACAATGGTACGCCATACCAAAAGGAACAGATTACTGATGAAAGAGGCCAGGAAAGAGCGTGGCAGTTGAGCAACATGCGACTCTGTACTTTTTCCAGGCAGGTTTCGGAGtggacaatatatatatatatatattttttttctgtaactAGGACAATATTTCATGCATGATGTCCAACCAACCATAAAACGAATAAAATTAATAgcagtattttctttttcagtaCCTTCGATATCAACAGTCAATTATTGGTCATGATAATGATAATGTCTCTTATATATATCAGCAACTTTCAAGATACCAGGACATATGTATATACCACTAACATATAGCAGCACGCACACACACAAAGGCTTATCTCGTTCAGGAGGGAACAACATCATAGTTATTGCCagtcttcccccccccccccccccaacacacacacacaaacccaaaaATGTAGGATGAGGTGACATGTTCTAGCTACTTCTTCACAGAAAATGTAGCAAAGCCAACAGCGGAACATTAATCTGATGGAGCACCATTATGATTGTTATTGGATAAGTAATACGAGACAGTATTACTATACAGTGCAAGCTATACGTACATTAACTAGAAGAACATGTTTGATTATTACCTGATTCTGGTCTTTCTGAAGCTGCTCCATTATTGTAAACACTCGTTCTATTCCTAGACTAACACCAACTGCTGGAACTTGTTTTGTACCAAACATGCCTATAAGATTGTCATATCGTCCACCAGCAGCAATTGAACCAACCTGAAGACATGCACAAGCTGGAGTAGTTAAGACACAATAGTTTCACACAAACATGTGAGGATGATAAAGGCAGGGAAGTGGAACACACGGTTATCTTCACTACAACTCTTACAATTgcatttaaacttaaaaatctAACTGGAAACAACAGAAATATTCGACTGCACACAAAGGTATAAGAGTGCACTAGAACAATCCAGAAATAATCGACTGCCGTAGAAGTCTATGAGTGTACTAGTACAAGTGTACAACCATAAAACCTACTAACGAAAAACTACACTACCTTCTTGTCATATTGTTATCAGAGGCTGGAGGTTGGAGCATACAGAGCAATTTAGGTAGGCAGGTCTCAGTAATTGGTAATCATATAAGGAACTGGGGATGCTGGCAGCAATAGGGAAGAGGTTCTTAGACTGCCCACAGGCTAGACTTAATAATATCCTTGTCTAAAATAAAAGGTTGAACAAGTAATAAAGTTTTAGCTAATTGGTAGTCAACATGTAAAGAAAATTTAGTAGCTAAATCAAAGCTTTACCTGTGTTGCCCCTTTGAAAACGGCTTCATATATGACTCCAGTATAGTAATCAAGACCTCTAGCAAGACTCAAATCAAAAACTACTTTGTCAATGCACTTTGATTTCTCCAATGCCATAAATAAAATCTCCAATTCATTCAGTGCAACAAGAGATCCCTCATTTTCTAGAAACTTGCTTCCTTCCTGTTTAAGCTTAGACAAAAGTTGCAAAGGGGCCCCCTTTTCCTTGACAAAACTGCCAATTGCATCTGCTGTCTCAGCAGTTAAGCCCTTCTCTTCTACCTTTTACATAGagaaacataaatttataagtAAAGCTCCCTGCAACAACTATTAAGATTCCAACAATAACTGGAAATGTACTGAGGACATGCTCGCAAAGTACATTGGCTAAAACAGTTATTATTGCTCACCATGccaataacaaaaaaacataaGCTTTCTACTAATAAGCTACAATTAAATTGCTTGGGGCGTCTAGCGATGTTAGTAACTGAAGTTGTATTCATCAACTAATTTGACAAGAAATACAAGCATCCAACCGCCTTTGTCATATTAATCAAGTCCTAGACCTCTGCAAATCAATCTATAGAAGCAAATAATGTACAGCAACTTACAGTACACGAGTATTCAAAATAAGATATTGGATCACACATTCCTcatgtgtgtatacatataCCAGTTTTTTAGATATTGGATCACAAAACAAATACCACAAAAgcaagagaaaatatatatatttgttttaaaaaaacaGACTAGCCATCAATGACTAATTCAATGCCATCTCAGTGGACTACAATAGCATTAAAAGTTGAATACCACAACATATCATCTGACGGAGAATGTTAGATTCTATCATGTAACCAATATTCACTTTAGCATTTCTTACTCAATGTTGCTCAGGATTATCTCAACTATGGAAGGAGGCAAATTGGGAGGATTCTATTAACAATTGTATAAGCTTATTCCTGAGATGATACAATTATTACATACTATAGTAAGAAAGGAAAATCGATTAGGTTGGTTTGGACACCTAGAACAAAGAAATCAATTAATACCCCAGTTCAGAATAGTAACCATACCCAGACAGTGTAATGCTGAGCGGGGAGGCTAAATGGACTTGGATGAAGTTATAAAGAAACAGATgctaaaatgcaaattaatgaaGGGTATGATCCTTGGCAGAGTGGAAAGATGAAATAATGCTTGGGAAGGCTAATAGGAATTGGGTGAAGATGATAAAGAAACACATTCCACGAAGTGGATTAACAAAGAGTATGGTCCTTGATAGAgcagaaaagaagaataaagacCTGTGCAACTTTTTCCCAAGCACCTGATAAAAAGCTTAGTTGAATTAGGTTGGGATAAAGTAAGAAACcagcaacccccccccccccccccttcccccaAGGAAACATCCACATGGACCTGGATAGTCCGTAACTTCCTCCATGAATTGTTTTCAGTAGAGAACTGCAGATTCAACGGAAGATAAATGTTCTCACCATTTCTTTCTTAATCTGGTCAAATGATTGTTTGTCCAACTTGTCAATACTAGAACATATAGTTCTAAATTTCTCAGCCGGCACTCCACAAATATCCAGCATGCCATCAAGGAGTTTCCGATGATTCAATTTTATCTGCAAAAATAGACAAAGAAATAACTtttaaatgataataaaaataagtattatgcAGGAGGGCACTTTACAGAAATTCAAATATGATTATAGGTAAATACACATGAATGGAGTTGTTTTAATGAGTAACAGCACACACACTAATCTGAGTGCAAAAAAATGATTCGACAAGAAGAATCTTGAGCATCAAAAAGCAGTCTTAGTGTGGACATTTTCACTTATTTtctatgtataaaaaaaaaaagaatcaacaGTCTTGAGGATAATTGATCATTCTAAGCCATCCTCTTAATAAGCCATATCTTACATCTATtaagttttttctttattttaagtCAACGTCATGCATCTATCATCACTGCTAAACGTGAACAAAAACATGTATATTATCCATGTTTTTGCAATGCTACTTCCATTTCACCAGCCAAATACTAAAGCCATACCCATTATGTCAAAATGGGTGAcccaaaaatataaacaatacaGCCAATAGCATGATCAGGACAGCAAAATACCTCATAATCACCAATATCAAGCTCATCCAACAGTTCAGTCATAACCTTTATGACCTCAAAATCTGGGCCCATCATCTCATATTGACCAGCAATATCAAAATCACATTGATAAAATTCACGATACCTTCCCTTAGAAGGGTTATCCCTTCTATAAACCTTTGCGATCTGATACCTTTTAAATGATGTAATACCATTCATGGCCACATATCTAGCAAACGGGACAGTTAAGTCATACCGCAATGAACAAAGCTCCCCACCCTGTCCAGCAAACAATTCAGGAGAAAAGGTTAGCCAATCTTTTATGTGCAATCACGTACACATGCATACCAGGAACTACATACTTGATCATTACATGGCAACTTTTCTTTCAAGCTTCTGGAATAGTAATCCAAATAGGACTTTAAATAGAGCACTTTTACAtctaatttgataaaaaaaaaacaacaacaataacaatcacaagtcTTAATACCACTAAGTGAAGTTATTCAATTTGATATTTACTtactacaacaacatatccagcctttatcccactatgtggggtcggctacatgaattctagacttccatatatttctgtcttttgtcatatcctcatttagattcatatatttcatatcaaattttaatgtctctcccaaagtcttcttgggtctacctctacctctttttgtgactaattgttccatttcatcaactctcctcacaggagcgtctcttaatctccttctcacatgaccaaaccatcttagtctagtctctctcatcttctcctcgattggcactactcctaccttattacgaataacttcatttctaattttatcctttcttgtatgtccgcacatccatcttaacatcctcatctccgctacactcgtcttttgctcatgctggtatttgactgcccaacattctgagccatacagcaagactggtcttatagctgtcctataaaattttcctttcaattttaatgggattttatcatcacataacacccccgatgcatttctccattttagccaacttgccttaattctatgtgcgacatccttgtggatttctccatctttttgaatcactgatcccaaatatcgaaaatggtcttttctttgtaagatttggtcttctaattttattataacatcatccactcttgcatttttactaaatttgcattccatatattctgttttctttctacttaatttaaatcccttagattctaaattgtttctccacaattcaaacttagtgttcactcattcttttgtttcatccaccaacactatgtcgtctgcaaatagcatacaccatggcacatctatctgaatatctttagtgagttcatccattactagggcaaataagtatgggcttagtgcagaaccttgatgcagtcctattgtagttgtaaatggttcagtatcccctccgcatgttctgacccttgtctctacaccatacatgtccttaagggcttgtatataggctattttgactcctttcttctctaaaaccctccataatacttctctagagaccctatcataggtcttttctagatctataaacaccatatgtaggtctttctgatgatctcgatacctttccattagacgcctcagtaaatatatagctttcattgttgacctaccaggcatgaaaccaaactgattttctgacacctttgtttcctttctgagcctctgctctattactctctcccagagtttcatggtatgactcattaacttaattcctctataattttcacagttttgaacatctcctttgttcttgtatataggaaccaaagtactcttcctccactcatctggcatcttttttgatttaaggatggcgttaaatagttgcgttagccaggagatgccctcttctcctatgcatttccatgcttctattggtatattatctggtcccactgccttatgatttttcatcttttttaatgcttgctttatttcatttgaacttatgcgtcgatagaatgtatagctcacattcccttcggagttactaagatgtcccaatctaactcttgtgtcaccaccatcattgaataattttgtgaaatactccttccatctctccttaatcgctccctcatttactaaaacattttgattgtcattttttatgcatttcacttgatttaaatcccgtgtttttctttctcttgctttagctaatttatatatatccctttctccatcttttgtatcaagtcgtttatatagattctcatatgcttttgaccttgcttcactaacagctctttttgctgccttttttgcttctttataatttttttgattttcttcattgttgcattgatataccgccttatagcaagttttcttatttttaattttcaattgtacctctttattccaccaccaagactccttaaggttaggggctccaCCATTTGTTTCTCCAAgaactacctttgccgtgcttctcagagcattagccatttctttccacatttagtttgtctgtctttctccattccattcccttctacctcttaatttttctttgaagattagttgtttctccccttttaaattccaccacctgattcttggattttgttttatgtgattttttctcttccaatttcttacttggacgtcaagaactagaagtctatgttgagtagtcaaacactctcccggtatcaccttacaattcctacaacataaccgatcctcttgtctcatgaggaagtaatctatttgggtgcttgaggtgatatttttatatgtgattaagtgttcgtcccgttttttgaacctagtattggttataatgagcccatatgccataacaaaatctaggatagatttaccctcattattaatttccccgaatccataccctccatgtacctctctatatccgcttccgtctctacccacgtgcccatttaagtcacctcctataatcactttctctcctcttggtatcatttgtatgagtccctctaggtcctcccagaattttgcttttatctcatcacctaaccccgcttgtggtgcatatatactaaagatattcatagtcattcttcctagactaatcttcaccataataatcctatcccctattctctttacatccactacctcatctattaagcttttatccataataatccccactccatttttcgctcgatcagttcctgtgtaccatattttatatccagcttctgataaagtttttgcttttttccctacccatctcgtctcttgaaggcacataatattaatttttctcctaatcatcacatccatcacttccatagctttgcctgttaatgttcctatgttccatgacccaatccttaatttatgattttgtttttggccttgactttggatttgatatTTACttactaaatatttaaaaaatttgaaaaaggcCTCTTCCATTATTATTGAGATGTGCATATATCGTCACTTACCACTTCCTGACAGGTATTATATACAAGAATAGATCATCTAGAAACTTGGAAATATGAAGATTGAAGAAAGAGTATCAACAGTCAAAAAATTCTAGCATAGTAAGTTGTAACCCTTCCCCGAATTATCACATCATAATCACTTATTAGATTCCACTTAATTATATACTCATTAACTCAAGTTCTACCAGCTATCCTGTATATGAATATAAATTGTAATACAGAAACATCCATTCTAGTAAGTTCTCTCTTGATAATCATGCATCCACAACCAATTACTCTTGCCTCTGACATGCAAGCACTCTCTCAAAAATGCCATCGGATGTACACAGCATTTAACTTGAACAAGGAAACAAAAGCAGAACCCATGAAGAGAGCTAAGAGCAGCAATGTACAGCCCAATTAACAGCCACTAACAGCTCACTTAACACACATTCCACATGATCCAAGAGATCAAAGTCAATTAGCAATGCTCTTAAAAATCAGAATTATACTTGAGAAACGAAAAAGTGCCAGACCCTGATTCCTGCAACCATTAGAAACCTCAATAATATAACCATTAGAAAcctcaataatataatttcaCTTTAAGTCTTGAGCTAAACATATTTTACCTGGTCAGCAAGATCATAAATCAACTTTGAATCTTCCCCATACTTTCCCATCAAAGTTTCTCTCAATTCAAAGGCAGGAGTATCCAGGGCAGTGGCACCATGCCTCTTGAAAACTTCCGTTATAATTGAGAATGCTTTCTCCCTTATGGCCATTTGCTCTTTTGCAAAATCACGAGTACCCTAATGTATATCAAAAcaatgataaatataaaaatgctGCAAGGTTAGTAGTTTGAAAAGACCTGGACTAGGATTAATCAAGAAGgaacaaaataaataacaactttaTACAAAAGCATACTAGATAAAAGAAACTGGACAATGAAAAGCTAGTCAACCTATAGACATTTTGGTATGCCTAAATAAGATTTAGTATTCCTACCCACCTCATTGGCTCTTTAATGGTTGTAGGGCATTTTAGTATTTCTTTTGCACTTATCTCCccaaaaaaagaattcaaaattttatgacCAACAGCCCAACCACCGTCACCCCCTATGGAAAACATTTTTATCTTCtagaattatatatttgttacaCCATTTCAGAAGAAGCTGATTTGTGATAATTTAGTTCTTGGACTCCTTGCTAAGACATGGTACAAACACAATTAAGTAAAGTTGAACTCTACCATCCCTCACATACCCATAAATGAGAACTCCAGCCCTTATAGAGCATATTGTACAACAACTATACACCACAATACCCTGCAATCATACGACAGAGGGCTTGAATTGGCTCTGTTCAGTTGTCATTTATGACAACGGTGCCTCAAACCAAAGCCAAATTAAAGTTGATGTTTGAGCACTCAAGTTCATATATCAGAGTCAAGACCTAGACAGTGCCCTAAAATCTAGGACTGGTCTACAACACTCCAAATAAAACCTGTATTCATATGAGAATAACAAAACTGAAATTACTGAAAAAACCACCATTAACATGTCCtcaaataaaatgttttattaaaaatgacgTCAGTAGGTTATGCATTATCAAATTGCTTCAGgtggaagaaaaagacaaaagaaaaaaaaaattgcagacACAAATTCCTGCATTTTCCATAGCTTATATTAGGGTAACTAAAGAAAAAGGTGAAAAAGTAAAAATCTTACAGGCTTGtccaaatttaatttcaaaggTTACTCCCACCAAAGCAGCATTTATTGCATGCAGCCAGCAGTTACCATTTCACCCAAAGCCATACCAAAAGCACCAAACCTAACATACTCAATCTAAGAATAATTCTATGCCCATCTATAACAATTGCAAAATTGATAAATCTACACAAACCATAACATTTTTTAACCAAATTTAAGCAAAACGAAGCGGACTAACACGAACCTACCTCAACAATTGGATTGCACTTTGCTACTGTGCATAAAGTCCATGGtgaaaaaattttaatacagtcgatgtatagaacaaacAATGTTAATGTTTAATAAAATTGGCCACAAAAAAAAGGCTAGTTATGCTATGCTAATATGCTCCAATATGTATGTAAGTGCGTGTGAGGGGGAGGCAAAGGAAGGGAGCTTTTTTCTGTAGTATGGAGGGGTACACTTttgattacaaagaaaataacacATAAAAGAGTGAGTTTGACCTGAAGTGTGAAAAAATCATGAAAACTTCACTACCTTTGGAAGCTTGGGAAGTCTTCTGCTTTCATTGCTTTCAACAATGTCTTTCACTTTCTTCAACAGACTGGAAAAACCTGATTGCTTTAGGTCAAATAGCAAGAGAATGTCGTGTACCCATTTCTCAGGTAGGTACAAAGCGTCAACTGCCTCGACTCCCCCACTCTGCAATCTATCCTTAATAAACTGTATCAAGACAGAAGTTCCTTTTCCTGAaaccttctttctcttttcgctcttcttatCGGCTTTCACTCTTTCTCCGTTCATCTCTCCCTTCGGAGCAGCATTACCTTGAAGCTTTTCAACATATTCACTCCCCTCAAGGGAAACAAAAGCTGTTGCTACTTCCCAGGAAAAAATCTTCCACACCATTTCTGATAAACGATTAAGCTCGTGAAAGAACTTAATATAGTCTCCCTTAAAACCCGCTTGGGATATGGACATGGATAAGTTTCCCAAATTATCAACCTCATGGCAGTCCCTATCGAATAGTTTCAATAAACTAGACCGGAGATCAGCATTGCTAATTACATCAATGTTAAGTTTTGCACGAGACCGGCTACTTGTGCCCAAATGCCTAAGGGCCACAGCTTGAG
It contains:
- the LOC127797298 gene encoding histidine--tRNA ligase, cytoplasmic is translated as MAAEGDEVLVITVGGKGSALSSASVFAVANGVAQVRIDSSALDRLGSASPPPPPPPSAKFKFSLLKDLSTVEARASLLLCLNKLLLAASAGGGIQPFLPLLIPDSLNNTSDSQAAIDLDHEFDVTPEELHVLEKTLFALDGISAILDHRSSALCSIADAAAALSCEASGADVSAFSLVDSGGDASAANKDEIGVAGDLKVFLNGSKLLGKLAPQDSVSEIPQVHGSFREIARLVHLRTRVELNSAPVIAAKAGKGGSTSGGNAKALATAFSSQAVALRHLGTSSRSRAKLNIDVISNADLRSSLLKLFDRDCHEVDNLGNLSMSISQAGFKGDYIKFFHELNRLSEMVWKIFSWEVATAFVSLEGSEYVEKLQGNAAPKGEMNGERVKADKKSEKRKKVSGKGTSVLIQFIKDRLQSGGVEAVDALYLPEKWVHDILLLFDLKQSGFSSLLKKVKDIVESNESRRLPKLPKGTRDFAKEQMAIREKAFSIITEVFKRHGATALDTPAFELRETLMGKYGEDSKLIYDLADQGGELCSLRYDLTVPFARYVAMNGITSFKRYQIAKVYRRDNPSKGRYREFYQCDFDIAGQYEMMGPDFEVIKVMTELLDELDIGDYEIKLNHRKLLDGMLDICGVPAEKFRTICSSIDKLDKQSFDQIKKEMVEEKGLTAETADAIGSFVKEKGAPLQLLSKLKQEGSKFLENEGSLVALNELEILFMALEKSKCIDKVVFDLSLARGLDYYTGVIYEAVFKGATQVGSIAAGGRYDNLIGMFGTKQVPAVGVSLGIERVFTIMEQLQKDQNQATRATETQVLVGILGDDLSLAAELVSGLWDARLKAEYVVSKRVTKHIERAKASRIPWMVLVGERELKEGIVKLKDVEAAKEEKIPREKLVEELRKRLSSSSSP